The genomic region GGTACTGAGGCTAGATGCTGAAAGTCCTTCAGATAAACCTCCACAAAAGTAAAAACGCctcagccgagctcctgctcaacatagagggagtcggctacgatgtggctctagtccaggaaccatggatagcgtcgggcaacatagtctccggtctaaagtcacaaaactacaacacatacatcccgattgtaaaaaataaggtaagaacagcgatattagtcaaaaaaagtatatgttcttatattgatcacaatctctcttcagacgatCTGACAGTGGTGGCGCTGGAGGGCTGCAAGGATGAGACGCTACTCTTTGGGTCCTGCTATATGCCACATGATGAGGAAGCACCACAAGCGGAACTTCggaagctggtagaaacagctGCCAGAAAGAAGCATGCTCTGGTGGTAGGGACGGACGCAAACGCACATCACACAGTCTGGGGAAGTGCAGacataaacgaccgaggtgagtcactatttacctatattcttcaaagtagtctagaaatagctaatagaggtgaggaaccaacatatgtgggaccaacctcgaagaatgtactcgatttaacactctacacaagcaggcatgttatggttcaggaatgggaagtattgagtaggccctcattctctgatcacagatacataagctttcaggtGATATTTCGCTCAAAAAACAAGCTTACatcctttagaaatcctaagaatacgaactgggacttgtatagggatatactatcaaaaacaccaataaTACCCCGGAAATACAAGACAAACATCGCGcttgagaaaggggttgaattgtttACAACTACGCTTGTTAAAGCCTTTAAAAGATCCTGCCCTCCAACACGTAAtagacgcaaggtgaagcctccttggtggaacagggaattaggagcacaaaggcgtagggtacatgaattctataggttgGCAAAAGTGGCTGAcgatgagttctgttggaaagagtataaggatctgctaaaagtatacaagaaagagatacgtaaagccaagagagaatcttggaaagacttctgtagcagtatggaaggcactaacgatgtggctagacttaggaaactgttatccaagaatccgtctatgccaagaacaatacgaaaaactaacggggagtgggctgacagctgtgaggactctctagaagacctaATCAGTACACACTTTGCAGGGTGTGCGGACACTgcagatctcgaacctagaggagatattgtgcacgaaatcccgacgaacataattacaaacaacaaaatagaatgggctatacaaagtttcgacccatacaaatcgccaggactggatggaatcttcccggccatgctccaaaaggtaagccatcttgtggtaccatggttaaaaacgatattcaggggatgcctgaggttcagctacgttcctgtattgtggagagaggcgagggttgtgtttattccaaaagcgggaaaaagcaaccctctttACTCAAAGGAGTACAGGCCCATTAGTCTgacctcatttctcctgaaaacgttagagaagattttagacacatacattagagacacaattgcgccggacgaattatccaaggcgcagcatgcctacactaaaggcagatccactgaaactgcacttcactcacttatactaaacatagaaaaggcgttagaatataaggagtatgctctaggagtatttctagatatatcaggagcctttaacaacgtgacaaaagatgctattCTAAACAGCATTGAGTCACTTAAcgtgcaacccgcggtttatctatggataaggcagctattagctagcagaaagataaaagcggagtggaacgatgcgagcgtcaccaaatatgcatgtagaggtactccgcaaggtggggtactatcaccgctattatggttacttgtagcaaatgaaattcttaagaaacttgacggaggggcacctaaactagtggcttatgccgatgacatagctataatagttacgggaaagtacctggacaccatcagtaatgtgatgaacaacactctcaaaacgatacaccaatggacatcccgcgcagggctagggataaacgccggaaaaacggacatggtactttttaccaggaagtacaaagttccggcgtggaacctacCGAAGCTGGGCaataacgaactacttctcaaagactatgcgaggtacctcggagtaatactggacagcaaattgctgtggaagcacaacgtcgaggagagggtgaagaaggccagtaatgctttgtacgcatgtaaaagaatgctgggtgttacttggggtctatcaccctctctgatgcattggtgctacacagcagtagtcagaccgatattgctgtatggaaccttagtatggtggactgcgacaaaaaaactgacatacttaatgccgctagaaaggattcaacgcctcgctgctctgtgcataacaggagcgatgaaaaccactccaacggcggcactGGAgaagatactcagcatgccacctattgacctcatgg from Anastrepha obliqua isolate idAnaObli1 chromosome 2, idAnaObli1_1.0, whole genome shotgun sequence harbors:
- the LOC129238269 gene encoding uncharacterized protein LOC129238269, with amino-acid sequence MLKVLQINLHKSKNASAELLLNIEGVGYDVALVQEPWIASGNIVSGLKSQNYNTYIPIVKNKVRTAILVKKSICSYIDHNLSSDDLTVVALEGCKDETLLFGSCYMPHDEEAPQAELRKLVETAARKKHALVVGTDANAHHTVWGSADINDRGAYF